ACGTCATGCAGTGGCCTGCGACCCAGGAGTTCCTCCGCAAGATGGAAGACATGGTGGACTTCCTCATCCCGGAGTTTAAGAAGGAAGGAAAGAGCCATCTCGTCATCGGCGTGGGATGCACAGGCGGCCGCCATCGTTCGGTTGCCATTGCGAGACACCTTGCGGAACATGTGAAACAGCGGGCCGATGCTTCCGTGACGCACCGAGACAGCGCACGGGAGGGTTGAATCTTGAAGCGAAGATGGTTTTTGGCGTGGACGCTGGGGTGCTTCGGCTGCGGCATTCTCGCTGGGACGCTCGGACTGCAGCGGTGGCGCAGCGACGGGTTTGCCTTGGGGGTCACGGTGCTGGTGCTGGCCATGCTCCTGCTCGGGTTCAGCTGGTGGCGGGAAGTGATGGAAGCTCGGCGGAAGGCGAAGCATCTGCAGCGGCGGCCGCGCATCGTGGTGATTGGCGGCGGCACGGGGTTGTCTGTGATCTTGCGCGGTCTGAAAGAATTCCAGGTGGATTTGACGGCGATTGTGACGGTCGCGGACGACGGCGGCAGTTCGGGGCGGCTGCGCACCGACTTCGCCATGCCGCCGCCGGGAGACATTCGCAATTGTCTGGTCGCACTGGCGGATACCGAGCCTCTGCTGGAACGTCTGCTGCAGTTTCGGTTTCCGAGCGGGGAAGGCCTCGCGGGACACAGCTTTGGCAATTTGTTTTTGGCGGCGATGACCCACATCATGGGTGACTTTGAGTCTGCCATTCGCGAGACGAGCCGCGTCCTGGCTGTCCGCGGCCGTGTGCTGCCAGCGGTGAAAGAAGATGTTCGGCTGCGCGCCGTGCTGGCGTCCGGCCAGGTGGTGGACGGCGAGTCGGAAATTCCGCAGGCAGGGGAACGCATTGACCACGTGGAATTGATTCCGAACGACGTGGAGCCGCTGCCCGAGGCACTGGATGCGATTCGGGACGCGGATGCGATCATTGTCGGACCCGGCAGCTTGTACACCAGTGTGCTGCCGAATTTGCTCGTGCCTGGCTTGGCTGACGCGGTGGCCGGCAGTGCGGCGAAAAAGATTTACATCTGCAATGTCATGACCCAGCCAGGGGAGACCGATGCCTTCTCCGCTTCCCGTCATGTCGACGTCATTTACCGCCATGTCGGACGGAAAATCTTCGACTACATCCTGGTCAACGCGTCCTCTCTGCCGCCCGAGGCGCTGGCGCAATACCAGGCCCAGGGCTCGTACCCGGTGCTGGTCGACGTGGAGGCGCTGCACCGGTTGGGGCTGCGCGTGATTGCGCGGGATTTCGTCCACTACGCCACGTACGCCCGCCATGACAGCCGGCTGATTGCCGAGCAGGTCATCAGCCTGATTGGCTACGAGCGGCAAAATCCGGCAGCGGCCAAGCCGCTTCCATGACACTGGGCAGCGGCTCAAACGGGGATGAACAACCTCAGCGCAAGGGGGCAGAAGGCGATGTCATTCGCTGGACAGACAAAAAAAGAACTGACCATGGTGGACGAGTCTGCTTGCTGCCAACGCGCCGAGGTCGAAGCCATCGTTGGCTGGAACGGTTTGTTTCGGATGGCGGAGGACCGCCGCGTGCTCGATGTGGAGACGGAGAACGTTGCCACGGCGCGGCGCATCTACACGTTGATCAAAGCGCAGTTTGACGTTCACCCGGAAGTGGTCGTGCGTAAGAAGATGCGGTTGAAGAAAAACAATATTTATGCCATCCGCGTGCCCAGTGTCCATGCGGAGGCAATGCTCCGGAGTCTGGGGTGGGAAGCCGGCGCGCAGACGGGGCCGGTGGGTCCGGCGCCCACTCGCACGTTGAAGGCATGCTGCAAGCGCGCGTTTCTGCGCGGCGCGTTCTTGGCGGCGGGATCGGTCAACGACCCTGGCGGCACC
Above is a genomic segment from Alicyclobacillus cycloheptanicus containing:
- a CDS encoding gluconeogenesis factor YvcK family protein — translated: MEARRKAKHLQRRPRIVVIGGGTGLSVILRGLKEFQVDLTAIVTVADDGGSSGRLRTDFAMPPPGDIRNCLVALADTEPLLERLLQFRFPSGEGLAGHSFGNLFLAAMTHIMGDFESAIRETSRVLAVRGRVLPAVKEDVRLRAVLASGQVVDGESEIPQAGERIDHVELIPNDVEPLPEALDAIRDADAIIVGPGSLYTSVLPNLLVPGLADAVAGSAAKKIYICNVMTQPGETDAFSASRHVDVIYRHVGRKIFDYILVNASSLPPEALAQYQAQGSYPVLVDVEALHRLGLRVIARDFVHYATYARHDSRLIAEQVISLIGYERQNPAAAKPLP